From a region of the Haloferax volcanii DS2 genome:
- a CDS encoding signal recognition particle protein Srp54, which yields MVLDNLGSSLRGSLDKLRGKSRLDEDDVQEIVKEIQRSLLSADVDVSLVMDLSDSIKTRALEEEPPGGTSARDHVLKIVYEELVDLIGESTEIPLESQTIMLAGLQGSGKTTTSAKMAWWFSKKGLRPAVIQTDTFRPGAYDQAKQMCERAEVDFYGDPDCDDPVQIAREGLEATEDADVHIVDTAGRHALEDDLIDEIEEIEGVVQPDLNLLVLDAAIGQGAKEQAQQFDESIGIGGVVITKLDGTAKGGGALTAVNETDSSIAFLGMGETVQDIERFEPNGFISRLLGMGDLKQLSERVERAMSETQAEDEDWDPEEMMKGNFTLKDMQKQMEAMDKMGPLDQVLDMIPGFGGGIKDQLPDDAMDVTKDRMRSFEVIMDSMTEEELENPRKVGASRVRRIAQGSGQDEETIQELLEQHRMMEQTIKQFQNMGDGDMQRMMKKLQNQGGGGGGGMGGLGGMGPF from the coding sequence ATGGTACTCGACAATCTCGGGAGTTCCCTCCGCGGCAGTCTCGATAAACTGCGCGGGAAGTCCCGCCTCGACGAGGACGACGTTCAGGAGATCGTCAAGGAGATTCAGCGCTCCCTGCTCTCCGCCGACGTCGACGTCAGCCTCGTCATGGACCTCTCGGACTCTATCAAGACCCGCGCGCTGGAAGAGGAGCCGCCGGGCGGCACGAGCGCGCGCGACCACGTCCTGAAAATCGTCTACGAGGAACTCGTCGACCTCATCGGTGAGTCGACGGAGATTCCGCTCGAATCGCAGACCATCATGCTCGCCGGCCTCCAGGGGTCGGGGAAGACGACCACCTCCGCCAAGATGGCGTGGTGGTTCTCGAAGAAGGGGCTTCGCCCCGCGGTCATCCAGACCGACACCTTCCGCCCCGGCGCGTACGACCAGGCCAAGCAGATGTGCGAGCGCGCCGAGGTCGACTTCTACGGCGACCCCGACTGCGACGACCCGGTCCAAATCGCCCGCGAGGGCCTCGAAGCGACCGAGGACGCCGACGTGCACATCGTCGACACGGCCGGTCGCCACGCGCTCGAAGACGACCTCATCGACGAAATCGAGGAGATAGAGGGCGTCGTTCAGCCCGACCTGAACCTGCTCGTCCTCGACGCGGCAATCGGGCAAGGGGCGAAGGAACAGGCCCAGCAGTTCGACGAGTCCATCGGCATCGGCGGCGTCGTCATCACCAAACTCGACGGGACGGCGAAGGGTGGCGGCGCGCTGACCGCCGTCAACGAGACCGACTCGTCTATCGCCTTCCTCGGCATGGGCGAGACGGTCCAGGACATCGAGCGCTTCGAGCCGAACGGCTTCATCTCTCGGCTGCTCGGCATGGGCGACCTGAAACAGCTCTCCGAGCGCGTCGAACGCGCCATGTCCGAGACCCAGGCCGAAGACGAGGACTGGGATCCCGAGGAGATGATGAAGGGGAACTTCACCCTCAAGGACATGCAAAAACAGATGGAGGCGATGGACAAGATGGGGCCGCTCGACCAGGTGCTCGACATGATTCCGGGCTTCGGCGGCGGCATCAAAGACCAGCTTCCGGACGACGCGATGGACGTGACCAAAGACCGGATGCGTTCGTTCGAGGTCATCATGGACTCGATGACTGAGGAGGAACTGGAGAACCCCCGGAAGGTCGGCGCGTCCCGCGTCAGGCGCATCGCGCAGGGGTCGGGACAGGACGAGGAGACGATTCAGGAACTGCTCGAACAGCACCGCATGATGGAACAGACCATCAAGCAGTTCCAGAACATGGGCGACGGCGACATGCAGCGGATGATGAAGAAGCTCCAGAACCAGGGTGGCGGCGGCGGTGGCGGCATGGGCGGTCTCGGCGGCATGGGGCCGTTCTGA
- a CDS encoding LysE family translocator codes for MTTLAFGLDAATYLAFCGAAVALILAPGPDTMYVLARGLDGRGPGVRSALGIATGVLFHTLLATVGAAALFRTVPEAAAALKYVGAAYLGYLGVTSLRNDEFDPSVETDAGASFRRGVLVNALNPKVALFFLAFLPGFAGQGAGAGVRMAGLGATYAALTALYLSVVALGANRLGSRLAETRVASALNYVGAGTMLLLGVVLALE; via the coding sequence ATGACGACGCTCGCGTTCGGACTCGACGCCGCGACCTACCTCGCGTTCTGCGGCGCGGCGGTCGCGCTCATCCTCGCGCCCGGTCCCGACACGATGTACGTCCTCGCCCGCGGCCTCGACGGTCGCGGGCCGGGCGTCCGGTCGGCGCTCGGCATCGCCACGGGCGTCCTCTTTCACACGCTCCTCGCGACGGTCGGCGCGGCGGCGCTCTTTCGAACCGTCCCCGAGGCCGCCGCGGCGCTCAAGTACGTCGGCGCGGCGTATCTGGGCTACCTCGGCGTCACCTCCCTCCGGAACGACGAGTTCGACCCCTCGGTCGAGACCGACGCCGGGGCGAGTTTTCGGCGCGGCGTCCTCGTCAACGCGCTCAACCCGAAAGTCGCGCTGTTCTTCCTCGCGTTCCTCCCCGGCTTCGCCGGACAGGGCGCGGGAGCCGGCGTCAGGATGGCGGGTCTGGGCGCGACCTACGCCGCCCTCACGGCCCTGTACCTCTCGGTCGTCGCGCTCGGCGCGAACCGACTCGGGTCGAGACTCGCGGAGACGCGGGTCGCGAGCGCGCTGAACTACGTCGGCGCGGGGACGATGCTACTGCTCGGAGTCGTGCTCGCACTGGAGTGA
- a CDS encoding magnesium transporter, with amino-acid sequence MPTEWTVRAITRAMLPVLLVLTLVELGSGLVLGSFEAQLFRYPSLLVLVPVTIGTAGNLGSVLAARLSTSFHLGTLSFSPRDDELAGNAVATLALAVTVFPVIGAGAWVATLLVSGDTSLALQKVVLVALSSGISLAVLAVVVTFSATYLAYRFGLDPDDVVIPVVTNLCDVLGVVVLFGVAQVLV; translated from the coding sequence GTGCCGACCGAGTGGACCGTCCGCGCCATCACGCGGGCGATGCTCCCGGTGTTGCTCGTGCTCACGCTCGTCGAACTCGGGAGCGGCCTCGTTCTCGGGAGCTTCGAGGCGCAACTGTTCCGCTACCCGTCGCTGCTCGTGCTCGTCCCCGTCACCATCGGGACCGCGGGGAACCTCGGGAGCGTCCTCGCGGCGCGACTGTCCACGTCGTTCCACCTCGGGACGCTCTCGTTTTCGCCCCGCGACGACGAACTCGCGGGCAACGCCGTCGCCACGCTCGCCCTCGCGGTGACGGTCTTCCCAGTCATCGGCGCGGGCGCGTGGGTCGCCACGCTCCTCGTCTCCGGCGACACGTCGCTGGCCCTCCAGAAGGTCGTCCTCGTCGCCTTATCGAGCGGGATCTCGCTGGCCGTCCTCGCGGTCGTCGTGACGTTTTCCGCGACGTACCTCGCCTATCGGTTCGGTCTCGACCCCGACGACGTGGTCATCCCCGTCGTCACCAACCTCTGCGACGTGCTGGGGGTCGTCGTCCTGTTCGGGGTGGCGCAGGTGCTCGTCTGA
- a CDS encoding RNA-binding domain-containing protein has protein sequence MIYSVDVRIEVPVRDTEVTDRVGDAVENIFPGVELDHEPGQLVGEAHELERFSERLHEQAILDTARREFAKRRDDDGFSFALKKQAAFKGVVNFSVGNPDELGDIEVHVTVRDPSVDEVIDYIAPPTEEGRPVDPNDR, from the coding sequence ATGATTTACAGCGTCGACGTCCGCATCGAGGTGCCCGTCCGCGACACCGAGGTCACCGACCGCGTCGGCGACGCCGTCGAGAACATCTTCCCCGGCGTCGAACTCGACCACGAACCCGGACAGCTCGTCGGCGAGGCCCACGAGCTGGAGCGCTTCTCCGAACGCCTCCACGAGCAGGCCATCCTCGACACCGCCCGCCGCGAGTTCGCAAAGCGCCGCGACGACGACGGCTTCTCGTTCGCGCTGAAAAAGCAGGCCGCGTTCAAGGGCGTCGTCAACTTCTCCGTCGGTAACCCCGACGAACTCGGTGACATCGAAGTGCACGTGACCGTCCGCGACCCCTCCGTCGACGAGGTCATCGACTACATCGCGCCGCCGACCGAAGAGGGGCGGCCGGTCGACCCGAACGACCGCTAA
- a CDS encoding AAA family ATPase, whose protein sequence is MRVIGTVGLPGSGKGELAEVARNAGVPVVTMGDVIREECRKRGLDPATDHGKIATALREEEGDDAIAARSLPMVEQHLESNDVVLVDGLRSGVELDRFREAFGDDFVLVSVEAPFETRAERLLDRDRDDSDTDVEALKKRERRELDFGMGDAMDRADVVIQNTGTLAEYRETITKLFEEGPEALAEADA, encoded by the coding sequence ATGAGAGTCATCGGGACGGTCGGCCTGCCGGGAAGCGGCAAGGGCGAGCTCGCCGAGGTGGCCCGCAACGCGGGCGTACCCGTCGTGACGATGGGCGACGTCATCCGCGAGGAGTGTCGCAAGCGCGGCCTCGACCCCGCGACGGACCACGGGAAGATAGCGACCGCGCTCCGCGAGGAGGAGGGCGACGACGCCATCGCGGCGCGCTCGCTGCCGATGGTCGAACAGCACCTCGAATCGAACGACGTGGTGCTCGTCGACGGGCTTCGGTCGGGCGTCGAACTCGACCGTTTCCGCGAGGCGTTCGGCGACGACTTCGTCCTCGTGAGCGTCGAAGCGCCGTTCGAGACGCGCGCCGAGCGCCTGCTCGACCGCGACCGCGACGACAGCGACACCGACGTAGAGGCGCTCAAAAAGCGCGAACGCCGCGAACTCGACTTCGGGATGGGCGACGCGATGGACCGCGCCGACGTGGTCATCCAGAACACCGGCACGCTGGCTGAGTACCGCGAAACCATCACGAAGCTGTTCGAAGAGGGGCCGGAAGCGCTCGCGGAGGCCGACGCGTGA
- the pfdA gene encoding prefoldin subunit alpha, whose translation MGGGQQQLQQLSQELQALDEEIESLEAEVSDLNDEKDEIDEAVEAIETLETGSTVQVPLGGDAYLRAEVQDIDEVVVSLGANYAAEQEQSTAIETLRRKQDALDEEIASVRGQIEELEEESDEIEEQAMQAQQQMQQQQMQQMQQMQGEGDDGDDE comes from the coding sequence ATGGGCGGCGGTCAGCAGCAACTCCAGCAGCTCTCCCAGGAGCTTCAGGCGCTCGACGAGGAAATCGAATCGCTCGAAGCCGAAGTCTCCGACCTGAACGACGAGAAAGACGAGATCGACGAGGCGGTCGAGGCCATCGAGACGCTCGAAACGGGCTCGACGGTGCAGGTGCCCCTCGGCGGCGACGCGTATCTCCGCGCCGAAGTCCAGGACATCGACGAGGTCGTCGTCTCCCTCGGCGCGAACTACGCCGCCGAGCAGGAACAGAGCACGGCCATCGAGACCCTGCGACGCAAGCAGGACGCGCTCGACGAGGAAATCGCGAGCGTTCGCGGCCAGATCGAGGAGCTCGAAGAGGAGAGCGACGAGATCGAAGAGCAGGCGATGCAGGCCCAACAGCAGATGCAGCAACAGCAGATGCAGCAGATGCAGCAGATGCAGGGCGAGGGCGACGACGGCGACGACGAGTAA
- a CDS encoding magnesium transporter gives MTVRDVAVEAYKEALPALAASLVGGLVAGVVLGGMRAELRAVPGLLVLVPALLATRGNVYGSLGARIATALHQGLIEPRVTGGDERLRAAATAALANGVLTSTFAAVVAYFLLTFLGSRVAPLPILVGVAIVAGLLSGIVLTVVVVSVVFAGYRRGRNPDTIVGPVVTTTGDVFGVLFLLIAVRTVLAVAGVF, from the coding sequence ATGACCGTGCGAGACGTGGCGGTCGAGGCCTACAAGGAAGCCTTGCCCGCGCTCGCGGCCAGCCTCGTCGGCGGCCTCGTCGCCGGCGTCGTCCTCGGGGGGATGCGGGCCGAACTCCGGGCCGTCCCGGGGCTGCTCGTCCTCGTTCCCGCGCTGTTGGCGACCCGCGGCAACGTCTACGGCTCGCTCGGCGCTCGCATCGCCACCGCGCTCCACCAGGGGCTCATCGAACCCCGCGTCACCGGCGGCGACGAGCGCCTTCGGGCGGCCGCGACGGCCGCGCTCGCAAACGGCGTGCTCACGAGCACGTTCGCCGCCGTCGTCGCGTACTTCCTCCTCACGTTCCTCGGCAGCCGGGTCGCGCCGCTTCCGATTCTCGTCGGCGTCGCCATCGTCGCCGGCCTGCTCTCCGGTATCGTCCTGACCGTCGTCGTCGTCAGCGTCGTCTTCGCGGGCTACCGCCGCGGGCGCAACCCCGACACCATCGTCGGTCCGGTCGTGACGACTACCGGCGACGTGTTCGGCGTCCTCTTTTTACTCATCGCCGTCAGAACCGTCCTCGCCGTCGCGGGGGTGTTCTGA
- the ftsY gene encoding signal recognition particle-docking protein FtsY, whose translation MFDGLKKKLNRFRNDVEETAEEKAEAAADEAESDADAEAESAPADTDNAAVEPEASEPAAADPDADAVGDADAGSEADAVDAADAPADAESSSAAVEADAESESESAATPEPDSEVDAGADTGDEPSGEPTADEVEPRESLASDAAKAALTEEDEDDSSGPGRLRRAAAFATGKVVIEEEDLEDPLWELEMALLQSDVEMQVAEEILETIREKLIGETRKQVESTGQLVSEALHDALYEVISVGQFDFDQRIAEADKPVTLIFTGINGVGKTTTIAKLAKYFEKQGYSTVLANGDTYRAGANEQIREHAEALDKKLIAHEQGGDPAAVIYDGVEYAEAHDIDIVLGDTAGRLHTSNDLMAQLEKIDRVVGPDLTLFVDEAVAGQDAVERARQFNDAAAIDGAILTKADADSNGGAAISIAYVTGKPILFLGVGQGYDHIEKFDPEQMVERLLGEDE comes from the coding sequence ATGTTCGACGGACTGAAGAAGAAACTCAACCGCTTCCGTAACGACGTTGAAGAGACCGCCGAAGAGAAGGCCGAGGCGGCCGCCGACGAGGCCGAATCCGACGCCGACGCGGAAGCGGAATCAGCACCAGCAGACACGGACAACGCGGCGGTCGAACCCGAGGCGTCCGAACCCGCTGCTGCCGACCCGGACGCCGACGCCGTCGGCGACGCGGACGCCGGGTCCGAAGCCGACGCGGTCGACGCGGCCGACGCTCCCGCGGACGCCGAGTCGTCGTCTGCGGCGGTCGAAGCCGATGCCGAATCCGAATCCGAATCCGCGGCGACCCCGGAGCCGGATTCCGAGGTCGACGCCGGCGCGGACACGGGCGACGAGCCGAGCGGCGAGCCGACGGCCGACGAGGTCGAACCGCGCGAGTCGCTCGCCTCCGACGCCGCGAAGGCGGCGCTGACCGAGGAAGACGAAGACGATTCGTCCGGTCCGGGGCGGCTCCGCCGCGCCGCCGCGTTCGCCACGGGGAAGGTCGTCATCGAGGAGGAAGACCTCGAAGACCCCCTCTGGGAGCTCGAGATGGCGCTCCTCCAGAGCGACGTCGAGATGCAGGTCGCAGAGGAGATTCTCGAGACCATCCGCGAGAAGCTCATCGGAGAGACGCGAAAGCAGGTCGAGAGCACCGGCCAACTCGTCTCCGAGGCGCTCCACGACGCGCTGTACGAGGTCATCAGCGTCGGGCAGTTCGACTTCGATCAGCGCATCGCCGAGGCCGACAAGCCGGTCACGCTCATCTTCACCGGCATCAACGGCGTCGGGAAGACGACGACCATCGCCAAACTCGCGAAGTACTTCGAGAAGCAGGGCTATTCGACGGTGCTCGCCAACGGCGACACCTACCGCGCCGGCGCGAACGAGCAGATTCGCGAGCACGCTGAGGCGCTCGACAAGAAGCTCATCGCCCACGAGCAGGGCGGCGACCCGGCGGCGGTCATCTACGACGGCGTCGAGTACGCCGAGGCCCACGACATCGACATCGTCCTCGGCGACACGGCCGGTCGGCTCCACACCTCGAACGACCTGATGGCGCAGTTGGAGAAGATAGACCGCGTCGTCGGCCCCGACCTCACCCTCTTCGTGGACGAGGCGGTCGCCGGGCAGGACGCGGTCGAACGCGCCCGGCAGTTCAACGACGCGGCCGCCATCGACGGCGCGATTCTGACGAAGGCCGACGCCGACTCCAACGGCGGCGCGGCCATCTCCATCGCGTACGTGACGGGCAAGCCCATCCTGTTCCTCGGCGTGGGACAGGGCTACGACCACATCGAGAAGTTCGACCCCGAGCAGATGGTCGAACGCCTGCTCGGTGAAGACGAGTAA
- a CDS encoding D-2-hydroxyacid dehydrogenase, with product MTTILVLDRPTHGIPASEYAAALRERLPDATVRHPKTTAETLDAATDATIITSTSLPDEVLDAADELRLFAGAAAGYDHLPLETLRERGVRVTNASGVHGPNIAEHVIGWLLMITRRLDEGLRRQRRREWRRFQSYGELQGSTATVVGLGAIGQAVVERLDAFGVETVGVRYTPEKGGPTDEVLGFDDLESALVRTDFLVVACPLTDETRDLIDRRALSALPEHAILVNVARGGIVDTDALVSHLRSNRLRAAALDVTDPEPLPEDHPLWGFENVYITPHVSGHTPHYWTRVADILAENVGRLASASDGETPTLRNQVVPSPNP from the coding sequence ATGACGACGATTCTCGTCCTCGACCGCCCCACGCACGGCATCCCGGCGTCGGAGTACGCCGCGGCCCTCCGCGAGCGCCTTCCCGACGCGACCGTGCGCCACCCGAAGACGACCGCCGAAACGCTCGACGCCGCGACGGACGCGACCATCATCACGAGTACGTCGCTCCCCGACGAGGTGCTCGACGCCGCCGACGAACTCCGACTGTTCGCCGGGGCGGCCGCCGGCTACGACCATCTCCCGCTGGAAACGCTCCGCGAGCGCGGCGTCCGCGTCACCAACGCCTCCGGCGTCCACGGCCCCAACATCGCCGAGCACGTCATCGGCTGGCTCCTCATGATTACCCGCCGACTCGACGAAGGACTCCGCCGCCAGCGACGCCGCGAGTGGCGGCGCTTCCAGTCGTACGGCGAGTTGCAGGGGTCGACGGCCACCGTGGTCGGCCTCGGTGCCATCGGACAGGCGGTCGTCGAGCGACTCGACGCGTTCGGTGTCGAGACCGTCGGCGTCCGCTACACGCCCGAAAAGGGCGGTCCGACCGACGAGGTACTCGGGTTCGACGACCTCGAGTCGGCGCTCGTCCGCACCGACTTCCTCGTGGTCGCGTGCCCGCTGACCGACGAGACGCGCGATCTCATCGACCGGCGGGCGCTGAGCGCGCTCCCCGAACACGCCATCCTCGTCAACGTCGCCCGCGGCGGTATCGTCGACACCGACGCCCTCGTCTCGCACCTCCGAAGCAACCGACTCCGCGCCGCCGCGCTCGACGTGACCGACCCGGAGCCGTTGCCCGAAGACCACCCGCTTTGGGGCTTCGAGAACGTCTACATCACTCCGCACGTCTCCGGCCACACGCCGCACTACTGGACGCGGGTCGCCGACATCCTCGCCGAGAACGTCGGGCGACTGGCGTCGGCGTCGGACGGCGAAACGCCAACGCTCCGCAATCAGGTCGTTCCGAGTCCGAATCCCTGA
- a CDS encoding YccF domain-containing protein, producing MSQRSFVVRALWFVFVGWWATPAVVNVAWFLNATVIGIPLGVALINLVPTVLSLKEPKTRLDPDSGRGQRSVVVRAVYFVFVGWWLSWVWANVAVLFTLTIVGLPVGIWMLNRLPAVTSLYRFDG from the coding sequence ATGTCTCAGCGCTCGTTCGTCGTCCGCGCCCTCTGGTTCGTCTTCGTCGGCTGGTGGGCGACGCCCGCCGTCGTCAACGTCGCGTGGTTCCTGAACGCGACCGTCATCGGCATCCCGCTCGGCGTCGCGCTCATCAACCTCGTGCCGACGGTGCTCTCGTTGAAGGAGCCGAAAACCCGGCTCGACCCCGACTCGGGCCGCGGCCAGCGGTCGGTCGTCGTCCGCGCCGTCTACTTCGTGTTCGTCGGCTGGTGGCTGAGCTGGGTCTGGGCGAACGTGGCGGTGCTGTTCACGCTCACCATCGTCGGCCTCCCGGTCGGCATCTGGATGCTCAACCGGCTCCCCGCGGTCACGTCGCTGTATCGGTTCGACGGGTAG